In Pseudoalteromonas xiamenensis, the following are encoded in one genomic region:
- the alaS gene encoding alanine--tRNA ligase, whose protein sequence is MQHMTTAQIRQSFLDFFASNQHQVVPSSSLIPGNDATLLFTNAGMVQFKDVFLGAEKRPYTRAASSQRCVRAGGKHNDLENVGYTARHHTFFEMLGNFSFGDYFKRDAISLAWNFLTTVLQLPAEKLLVTVYHEDDEAFDIWNKEIGLPADKIIRISTSDNFWSMGDTGPCGPCSEIFFDHGDHIWGGPPGSPEEDGDRFIEIWNLVFMQFNRHADGSMEPLPKQSVDTGMGLERISAIMQGVHSNYEIDLFQGLINATAKVTNATDLEDKSLRVVADHIRSCAFLVADGVMPSNEGRGYVLRRIVRRAVRHGNKLGATEPFFYKLVAALVEQMGEAYPELVKQQAIIEKVLRIEEEQFGKTLDRGLAILEENLSSLEGSVIPGELVFKLYDTYGFPADLTADVARERFLSIDERGFQEHMEAQRRKAQQAGKFGADYNELLKSDKSTDFKGYEAEHFTGTVVEMFHEGQHVNVLEDGQEGIVVLDRTPFYAESGGQVGDTGVLKVSGGEFVVADTTKLGNAFAHKGKVIGRIGVNDKVDAQIDAERRDRVKKNHTATHILHEAPRQELGEHVAQKGSLVMPDRLRFDFSHFEGVTKDQLRKIEDAVNAEIRRNFELKTELMDIDDAKAKGAMALFGEKYDDEVRVVTIGEYSIELCGGTHVTRAGDIGLFKIVSESGIAAGVRRIEAVTGADAIAYVAEQEKQLSEIASLLKGDVASAFDKVSALFEKAKGLEKQVAQLNDKLASAAGASLIESAKEVNGIKLLVANVAGTESKALRGMVDDLKSKLGSGVIALGVADGEKVSLIAGVTKDLTGKVKAGDLVNHMASFVGGKGGGRPDMAQAGGTQPEHLDAALSSVEAWFQEQTK, encoded by the coding sequence ATGCAGCACATGACGACCGCCCAAATCAGGCAGAGTTTTTTAGATTTTTTCGCAAGTAATCAACATCAAGTTGTACCTTCAAGCTCACTCATCCCAGGCAATGACGCCACGTTGTTGTTTACGAATGCGGGTATGGTGCAGTTCAAAGATGTATTCTTAGGCGCTGAAAAGCGTCCATATACACGCGCGGCAAGTTCTCAGCGTTGTGTGCGTGCTGGCGGTAAGCACAATGACCTCGAAAACGTAGGTTATACGGCACGTCACCATACATTCTTCGAAATGTTAGGCAACTTCAGTTTTGGTGATTACTTCAAACGCGATGCTATTTCACTTGCCTGGAATTTCCTTACAACGGTTCTCCAACTGCCTGCTGAAAAGCTGCTTGTAACGGTTTATCACGAAGACGATGAAGCGTTCGATATTTGGAACAAAGAAATTGGCCTTCCTGCTGACAAGATTATTCGCATCAGTACGTCAGATAACTTCTGGTCGATGGGCGATACAGGTCCTTGTGGCCCATGTTCTGAAATTTTCTTTGACCATGGCGACCATATTTGGGGTGGTCCTCCGGGTTCACCAGAAGAAGATGGTGACCGTTTTATTGAAATCTGGAACTTGGTATTCATGCAATTTAACCGTCACGCAGACGGTTCAATGGAACCCCTACCAAAACAATCAGTAGATACTGGTATGGGTCTTGAGCGTATTTCGGCAATTATGCAAGGCGTTCACTCGAATTATGAAATTGATCTTTTCCAAGGTTTAATCAATGCAACGGCAAAAGTAACAAACGCGACGGATTTAGAAGATAAATCGTTACGTGTTGTAGCTGACCACATCCGTTCATGTGCATTTTTAGTGGCTGATGGTGTTATGCCATCGAATGAAGGACGAGGCTATGTGCTTCGTCGTATTGTCCGCCGCGCAGTTCGTCATGGTAACAAACTCGGTGCAACAGAACCGTTTTTCTATAAGCTCGTTGCAGCGCTTGTTGAGCAAATGGGTGAGGCGTATCCTGAGCTTGTTAAACAACAAGCCATTATCGAAAAAGTACTACGAATTGAAGAAGAGCAATTTGGTAAAACGCTCGACCGTGGCTTAGCGATTCTAGAAGAAAACTTAAGCTCATTAGAAGGTTCGGTTATCCCAGGTGAATTGGTCTTTAAACTATATGACACTTATGGGTTCCCAGCGGATTTAACGGCTGACGTTGCGCGTGAACGCTTCTTATCGATTGATGAGCGTGGTTTCCAAGAACATATGGAAGCACAGCGACGTAAGGCACAACAAGCCGGTAAGTTCGGAGCAGATTACAACGAGTTATTGAAGTCAGACAAATCGACTGATTTTAAAGGTTATGAAGCAGAACACTTCACTGGTACTGTGGTTGAAATGTTCCACGAAGGCCAGCACGTTAATGTACTTGAAGATGGTCAAGAAGGTATTGTGGTACTTGATAGAACACCATTCTATGCGGAATCAGGTGGCCAAGTAGGCGACACCGGTGTGTTGAAAGTATCTGGCGGTGAATTTGTTGTGGCGGATACAACCAAGTTGGGTAACGCGTTTGCTCACAAAGGTAAAGTGATTGGCCGTATCGGTGTAAACGATAAAGTTGATGCACAGATTGATGCTGAACGCCGCGATCGAGTGAAGAAAAACCACACAGCGACGCACATTCTTCATGAAGCGCCGCGCCAAGAGCTTGGTGAGCATGTTGCTCAGAAAGGTTCATTGGTGATGCCCGACCGTTTACGTTTTGACTTCTCGCATTTTGAAGGTGTGACAAAAGATCAACTACGTAAAATTGAAGACGCGGTCAATGCGGAAATCCGTCGCAATTTTGAATTGAAAACAGAGTTGATGGACATCGACGACGCGAAAGCAAAAGGTGCGATGGCTTTATTCGGTGAGAAATACGACGATGAAGTTCGCGTTGTGACAATCGGCGAGTATTCAATTGAATTGTGTGGTGGTACGCACGTAACGCGTGCCGGTGATATCGGTTTATTCAAAATTGTGTCTGAAAGTGGTATTGCTGCTGGTGTGCGTCGTATAGAAGCGGTCACAGGCGCGGATGCAATTGCGTATGTTGCAGAGCAAGAAAAACAGTTATCTGAAATTGCGTCGTTGCTTAAAGGTGATGTTGCGTCAGCGTTCGATAAAGTGAGTGCGTTGTTTGAAAAAGCCAAAGGTTTAGAAAAACAAGTGGCTCAATTGAATGACAAACTAGCGTCCGCTGCTGGCGCATCATTGATTGAAAGCGCGAAAGAAGTTAACGGTATCAAGTTACTCGTTGCAAACGTTGCTGGCACGGAATCTAAAGCCTTACGCGGCATGGTTGACGATCTAAAATCGAAATTAGGTTCAGGTGTGATTGCACTAGGTGTTGCTGATGGCGAGAAAGTCAGTTTGATTGCTGGTGTGACAAAAGACCTTACCGGTAAAGTTAAAGCGGGTGACCTTGTTAATCACATGGCTTCATTTGTTGGTGGTAAAGGTGGTGGTCGTCCTGATATGGCACAAGCTGGTGGTACTCAACCTGAGCACCTTGATGCAGCACTTTCTTCTGTTGAAGCTTGGTTTCAAGAGCAAACAAAGTAA
- a CDS encoding regulatory protein RecX: MDDKEQAKLRRYAVWLLSRKDYSRTKLEYKLRSKCEDEQFIQNLISWCESLGYVDDDRFCAQYVRRQIEKGLGKQRLLADAYGKGIDKKQVEKCLNGLEIDWYEHACNAYNKKFFSAFDKKNYQEKAKRQRYMVGRGFGFDEIEYAMQVAQIGE, encoded by the coding sequence ATGGATGACAAAGAGCAAGCAAAGCTTCGACGATATGCCGTCTGGCTGTTATCGCGAAAAGATTACAGCCGAACAAAGCTAGAATATAAGCTTCGCAGCAAATGTGAAGACGAACAATTTATCCAGAACCTAATTAGCTGGTGCGAATCACTTGGTTATGTCGATGATGACCGCTTCTGTGCTCAGTATGTGAGACGACAGATCGAAAAAGGACTGGGTAAACAAAGACTGCTGGCAGACGCTTATGGAAAAGGCATTGATAAAAAGCAGGTTGAGAAATGTTTAAATGGTCTCGAAATAGACTGGTATGAACACGCCTGCAATGCCTATAATAAGAAGTTTTTTAGCGCCTTTGATAAGAAAAATTATCAAGAAAAAGCCAAGCGACAACGCTACATGGTAGGTAGAGGCTTTGGCTTTGACGAAATAGAATATGCAATGCAAGTAGCACAGATAGGTGAATAA
- a CDS encoding DUF2189 domain-containing protein — protein sequence MAWLKEAWSIFKRQPFTFIMMHVFIIVVGLLPMLAPVLNIAASLVAPFLTIGFYQAILKVQANNKTQLSDITAPLFAKGQRRAVFHLAMCQVVVALLISLLAQFLFSDMIEVLVNAEENMNVTTLINDLIGNFNPANFLMFMAVMIINYAAFAFALPLVFFKKTPLVAAIQQSLKVFFGNMGGS from the coding sequence GTGGCGTGGTTAAAAGAGGCTTGGTCTATTTTTAAACGCCAACCTTTTACGTTTATTATGATGCATGTTTTCATCATTGTTGTTGGCCTGCTGCCTATGCTTGCGCCTGTTTTAAATATTGCCGCCTCGCTGGTGGCGCCATTTCTAACCATTGGTTTTTATCAGGCTATTTTAAAAGTTCAAGCAAACAATAAAACACAACTTTCTGATATTACTGCGCCTTTATTTGCAAAAGGCCAAAGGCGTGCGGTATTTCATCTAGCGATGTGCCAAGTGGTTGTTGCATTGCTGATTTCGTTGTTAGCTCAATTCCTTTTTTCTGACATGATCGAAGTATTGGTTAATGCAGAAGAAAACATGAACGTGACAACCCTGATCAATGACTTAATTGGTAACTTTAATCCGGCGAACTTTCTTATGTTTATGGCTGTTATGATCATCAATTACGCCGCTTTTGCCTTTGCATTGCCTTTGGTTTTCTTCAAAAAAACACCGCTTGTTGCTGCAATTCAGCAGTCCTTGAAGGTGTTTTTTGGAAATATGGGAGGCTCTTAG
- a CDS encoding GTP cyclohydrolase II produces MAEVRARVALNVGQHSHIPAEIVSFSGLKDGQEHVALIFNKADELEATPLIRMHSECLTGDVFHSSRCDCGEQLNECIETMHQQGGILLYLRQEGRGIGLYNKIDAYVLQSQGMNTYEANNHLGFADDLREFGDAVLMLQALNVPKVRLMTNNPSKIKALKEAGIDVDMVVGTQAHIKAGHVGNKAYLETKVKHGSHMLDIKKVAKP; encoded by the coding sequence GTGGCTGAAGTTAGAGCAAGAGTTGCGCTGAATGTAGGACAGCATAGTCATATTCCTGCAGAAATTGTTTCATTTTCCGGTTTAAAAGATGGTCAAGAGCACGTCGCTTTAATCTTTAATAAGGCTGACGAGTTAGAGGCTACACCACTGATCCGCATGCATTCAGAATGTCTTACAGGTGATGTTTTTCATTCGTCACGTTGCGATTGTGGTGAGCAACTGAATGAATGCATTGAAACGATGCATCAACAAGGTGGAATTCTTCTTTATTTACGCCAAGAAGGCCGTGGAATTGGTCTATACAATAAAATCGACGCTTATGTGCTCCAATCTCAAGGCATGAATACGTACGAAGCAAATAACCATTTGGGTTTTGCGGACGACCTTCGTGAATTTGGTGACGCTGTACTTATGTTACAAGCGCTCAATGTGCCAAAAGTTCGATTAATGACAAATAATCCTAGCAAAATTAAAGCGTTAAAAGAGGCTGGCATAGACGTTGATATGGTCGTTGGTACTCAAGCACATATTAAAGCGGGACACGTCGGCAATAAAGCGTACCTTGAGACAAAAGTGAAGCATGGCTCGCATATGTTAGACATCAAAAAGGTAGCAAAACCGTAG
- a CDS encoding sensor domain-containing diguanylate cyclase yields the protein MFERASTPTLLVKSSGLIELANDAAQDLLVGLNVSAEETFPECLMPLCKSPDSLDSLINDATNQGQVKQMEIEFESALTHLPVWLNIVIIPTESEEGLYLQIFINDVSYRRNMINELKQKAQFDPLTNLNNRYGAELKLRFWLDNQIPFALLLVDLDKFKPINDIYGHNAGDEMLKHIAANLKECVRNDDLVARWGGDEFIVAVPHIAKDGLQKIASHLVAKTAMPMPYEKDNQSLELKVSASIGIACYPDHAETLHELIEKADNAMYSVKLATKNDFAFYHL from the coding sequence ATGTTCGAAAGGGCCTCAACGCCGACCCTACTGGTAAAGTCGTCTGGACTCATCGAACTTGCCAATGATGCCGCACAAGACCTTTTGGTTGGCCTAAATGTATCTGCCGAAGAAACATTTCCGGAGTGTTTAATGCCATTGTGTAAATCTCCGGACTCACTGGATAGTCTGATAAACGACGCAACCAATCAGGGACAAGTTAAACAGATGGAAATCGAGTTCGAGAGCGCTTTAACGCATCTACCTGTTTGGCTGAATATCGTCATCATTCCGACCGAAAGTGAAGAAGGTCTGTATTTGCAGATATTCATCAATGACGTTAGTTATCGTCGTAATATGATTAACGAGTTAAAGCAAAAAGCACAGTTCGATCCACTCACTAATTTGAACAATCGCTATGGTGCAGAATTGAAATTGCGTTTTTGGCTAGACAATCAAATTCCATTTGCTTTGCTGCTTGTCGACCTCGACAAATTCAAACCCATTAACGATATTTACGGGCATAATGCTGGGGATGAAATGCTTAAACATATTGCTGCCAACCTAAAAGAATGTGTGCGCAATGATGACCTTGTTGCACGTTGGGGTGGCGATGAATTTATTGTTGCTGTGCCTCATATTGCGAAAGATGGTTTACAGAAAATAGCTTCCCATCTCGTTGCAAAGACCGCAATGCCTATGCCTTATGAAAAAGACAATCAATCATTGGAACTCAAAGTGAGCGCCAGCATTGGGATTGCGTGCTATCCAGACCACGCAGAGACGCTGCATGAGCTTATCGAAAAGGCTGATAATGCAATGTACAGTGTAAAACTCGCTACGAAGAATGATTTTGCGTTTTATCATCTCTAA
- a CDS encoding DUF3087 domain-containing protein translates to MKLKEIDKTRYRKHLNKVIYACVLSLTAGSLGIAQLLIALFPDASGTHFHWNLTGVIITAVFIGFVLNKYRSHPFMTEVVYVWELKQALNQITRKMAKLKVAAQNGDVDAMQAIHYSYAGSRQLWTLDDNTITMEELGLWQAELNTLAEKYHVTLDATSYDAKVLKRF, encoded by the coding sequence ATGAAACTCAAAGAGATAGATAAAACACGTTATCGTAAGCATTTAAACAAGGTGATTTATGCCTGTGTACTGAGTTTAACCGCAGGCAGTCTTGGGATAGCACAACTCTTGATCGCGCTCTTTCCTGATGCCAGTGGGACGCATTTCCACTGGAATTTAACGGGCGTCATCATTACAGCAGTGTTCATTGGTTTCGTGCTCAATAAGTACCGTAGTCACCCCTTTATGACCGAAGTGGTTTACGTGTGGGAATTAAAGCAAGCGCTTAATCAAATTACGCGCAAAATGGCTAAACTTAAGGTGGCAGCGCAAAATGGGGATGTCGATGCTATGCAAGCTATTCACTACAGCTACGCTGGCTCTCGCCAACTTTGGACTCTAGATGACAATACGATCACCATGGAGGAACTCGGGCTTTGGCAAGCAGAGTTAAATACACTGGCGGAAAAATATCACGTCACACTTGATGCAACGAGCTACGATGCGAAGGTATTGAAGCGATTCTAA
- a CDS encoding energy transducer TonB has translation MTILIEQNAWTKPVVAVSGAIVLTFATFALMQHLISRDNSRPLVSEIMPVAVLLSAHTDSEVKEKSKVLTPPPRMKPMPPRATEVPEETSSTAELGVIDAGNIHIDTVLTRDFGQPSNYDANPIVRITPNYPIQAARDGLEGWVKLSFSISEIGAVVDAKVIGSEPAKIFDREALKALKRWKYRPKVQNGSAVIQENQTVVLEFSLSN, from the coding sequence ATGACTATTTTGATTGAACAAAACGCATGGACAAAACCTGTGGTAGCTGTTTCTGGCGCGATTGTTTTAACCTTCGCTACTTTTGCTTTAATGCAGCACCTCATCTCGCGAGACAACTCTCGACCTCTCGTTAGTGAAATAATGCCAGTAGCCGTGCTCCTAAGCGCTCATACCGATTCAGAGGTGAAAGAAAAGTCTAAGGTGCTAACACCTCCACCTCGGATGAAACCCATGCCGCCTCGAGCAACTGAAGTGCCAGAAGAAACTAGCTCGACTGCGGAATTAGGGGTCATCGACGCAGGCAATATCCACATTGATACCGTTCTAACAAGGGATTTTGGTCAGCCGAGTAACTACGATGCCAATCCTATCGTTCGGATCACACCAAACTACCCTATCCAAGCTGCCCGTGATGGTTTAGAAGGTTGGGTCAAATTGTCTTTTTCTATCTCAGAGATTGGTGCGGTTGTTGATGCAAAAGTAATTGGATCTGAACCTGCGAAAATTTTTGACAGGGAGGCCTTAAAAGCGTTAAAACGCTGGAAATACAGACCTAAAGTACAAAATGGAAGTGCTGTGATACAAGAAAATCAGACCGTCGTACTCGAATTCTCTCTTTCTAATTAG
- a CDS encoding RNA polymerase sigma factor, with protein MLLVLKQLFKPMNRQVDWLLEYKLSGDPSHLEALVDLYANDLLHFLQSITDTESANDIAQRTWLTLITKRHYYKQQGTPKAYIFTIARNALHDDHRYRNKFVALEDDINLTTSSHSSDQEDAKLLYQTICLLPFEQKEALTLQLEGFSLEEIALITTTNQETIKTRLRYAKLSLKRHLGNLHE; from the coding sequence ATGCTGCTTGTCTTAAAACAGCTATTCAAGCCAATGAACCGTCAGGTTGATTGGCTTTTAGAATACAAATTAAGTGGCGACCCTTCACATCTCGAAGCGTTGGTCGATTTGTACGCGAATGATTTACTGCACTTTTTGCAGTCAATTACCGATACCGAAAGCGCCAACGATATTGCACAGCGCACTTGGCTCACCTTGATCACAAAGCGTCATTACTACAAACAGCAAGGCACTCCTAAAGCCTATATTTTTACCATTGCACGTAATGCGTTACATGACGACCATCGTTATAGAAATAAGTTTGTCGCGCTGGAAGACGACATTAACCTCACGACAAGTAGTCATTCAAGCGACCAAGAAGATGCAAAGCTCCTTTACCAAACTATTTGCTTGTTACCTTTCGAACAAAAGGAAGCATTGACGCTCCAACTTGAAGGTTTTTCGCTAGAAGAAATTGCGCTGATCACCACCACAAACCAAGAAACAATTAAAACCCGTTTGCGTTATGCGAAACTCAGCTTGAAAAGACATTTGGGGAACCTACATGAATGA
- a CDS encoding Na+/H+ antiporter NhaC family protein, which yields MSWVSILPPLIAIVVVFWRKEVILALLLALISSEFLLAIQNDTSVLSGTFIGSIERVISIATSAGNSRILIFSIVIGALLVYIRESGGVAATVNMLMRRGVARSKRQVGFLTMFTGVAVFIESNMSVLTSGIVARGLFDKFKMSRARLAYIIDSTSAPVCILILLNGWGAYVLGLLSNYELEQSAVSILWGSVAFNFYAIIALALVAYTIITDKVHGPMKQAELELQHQQFEMEAVATATKARFMLVPLLTLIASMIGFMYWTGEGVLANGSGSKSVLYATVLACTVAYLLLLQSKRFEHKELMQLGFKGMGELLPLVSIVLLSLTLGASLKELGTGVFVASVVGDYLPVYFIVPVLFLTGAVMSFTTGTSWGTFAILIPIGVPLIQSLGLPPSLVVGAILSGGIFGDHCSPISDTTAVSALASGCDLLTHVKTQLPYALFGGALSLVAFFVASIVML from the coding sequence ATGAGTTGGGTTTCTATTTTGCCGCCACTGATTGCAATAGTCGTGGTCTTTTGGCGTAAAGAGGTCATTTTGGCGCTCTTACTCGCGCTAATCTCATCAGAATTTTTGCTTGCCATTCAGAATGACACATCGGTTTTGAGCGGGACATTTATTGGCAGTATTGAACGCGTCATCAGTATCGCAACCTCCGCGGGTAACAGTCGAATACTGATTTTCAGCATTGTTATTGGGGCGCTATTAGTCTATATCCGAGAATCAGGAGGGGTAGCAGCGACGGTCAATATGTTGATGCGTCGTGGCGTAGCGAGAAGCAAGCGTCAGGTTGGATTTTTGACGATGTTCACGGGTGTTGCGGTGTTTATCGAATCCAATATGAGTGTCCTAACGTCAGGCATAGTTGCACGAGGTCTATTTGATAAATTCAAAATGAGTCGCGCACGTTTGGCGTACATCATTGACAGTACTAGTGCGCCGGTGTGTATCCTTATTTTGCTCAACGGTTGGGGGGCCTATGTTCTTGGGCTTCTGAGTAACTATGAGTTAGAACAATCGGCTGTCAGTATTTTGTGGGGAAGCGTTGCGTTTAACTTTTACGCCATTATCGCGCTTGCTCTGGTTGCTTACACCATCATCACAGACAAAGTGCATGGTCCTATGAAACAGGCTGAGCTTGAGTTACAACATCAGCAATTTGAGATGGAAGCGGTGGCGACCGCGACGAAAGCTCGTTTTATGTTAGTACCATTACTGACCTTGATTGCTAGTATGATAGGCTTTATGTATTGGACGGGGGAGGGTGTACTTGCCAATGGCAGTGGATCTAAATCAGTGCTTTATGCAACCGTTCTTGCTTGCACGGTAGCCTATCTATTACTGCTTCAATCAAAACGTTTTGAACACAAAGAACTGATGCAACTTGGCTTTAAAGGTATGGGGGAACTCCTTCCTTTGGTCAGTATTGTCTTACTATCTCTCACCTTAGGTGCAAGTTTAAAAGAGCTCGGCACAGGCGTGTTTGTGGCCTCTGTTGTGGGGGATTATTTACCTGTCTATTTCATCGTACCTGTGTTGTTTTTGACCGGTGCTGTGATGTCCTTTACTACAGGCACTTCTTGGGGAACCTTCGCTATTTTAATCCCAATTGGTGTACCGCTCATTCAGTCATTGGGATTGCCTCCTAGTCTAGTTGTCGGAGCGATTTTGAGCGGTGGTATTTTTGGCGACCACTGTTCACCCATCAGCGATACCACGGCGGTCTCGGCGTTGGCCTCAGGGTGTGACTTACTTACTCATGTGAAAACACAGTTGCCATACGCATTATTTGGTGGGGCTTTGTCACTCGTTGCATTTTTTGTTGCCAGTATTGTGATGCTCTAA
- a CDS encoding MurR/RpiR family transcriptional regulator codes for MSLFIKIKALRASLSNSESKLADYTLNNPELIRNQSSIELASAANVSQSSVVKFAQKLGYKGFPEFKFAVVDALNQQSKQETKSTHGIHSSR; via the coding sequence ATGTCACTTTTCATCAAAATTAAGGCGCTTCGGGCTAGCCTTTCAAATAGTGAATCAAAACTTGCCGATTACACATTGAACAACCCCGAACTCATCCGAAACCAATCATCAATAGAACTTGCGAGTGCCGCAAATGTCAGCCAATCAAGTGTTGTGAAGTTCGCACAGAAACTAGGTTACAAAGGGTTCCCCGAGTTTAAATTTGCCGTAGTCGATGCCCTCAATCAACAATCAAAACAAGAAACGAAGTCCACTCACGGAATTCACTCATCAAGATGA
- a CDS encoding MurR/RpiR family transcriptional regulator, which yields MSQKLLSKQHTILSHTQQLNEATQIEKAVDALKSANRVLFVAQGNSSLVARTCVFKLQKLGVAAQCEADLIQAANALSVLGKGDVLFVISHSAHPRSLRTLVELAKLEGVTVISMTKFTQNAISELADHRLFSVSEEEPVPHSGILTSSSQHYIVDLIVIALSNSNLHLQKRVAQANGFIESLGI from the coding sequence GTGTCGCAAAAACTGCTCTCAAAGCAACACACTATTCTTTCTCATACTCAACAGCTGAATGAGGCGACTCAGATAGAGAAGGCCGTTGATGCGCTAAAATCGGCAAATCGTGTTTTATTTGTGGCGCAAGGTAACTCGTCTCTGGTTGCGAGAACCTGTGTTTTTAAATTACAAAAACTCGGCGTCGCGGCGCAATGTGAAGCCGATCTCATTCAAGCAGCCAATGCCTTGAGTGTACTCGGCAAAGGGGATGTACTCTTTGTGATAAGCCATTCTGCACATCCACGTAGCCTACGCACGTTAGTTGAGTTGGCTAAATTGGAAGGTGTTACGGTGATTTCGATGACAAAATTCACCCAAAACGCGATTTCTGAATTAGCAGATCATCGCTTGTTTTCGGTGTCGGAAGAAGAGCCAGTGCCACACAGCGGCATTTTAACGAGTTCCTCTCAACACTATATTGTTGATCTGATCGTTATCGCGCTTTCGAATTCCAATTTACATTTACAAAAACGCGTGGCGCAAGCGAACGGCTTTATCGAATCACTTGGGATCTAA